The genomic window CTCGCAACGATATCAATGCCTCAGAGTATCTATCGTCCTATCACGGAGTGCGCCTTTCTCCTCCTCCGCATTTCGATCTGGAAGAGGAATACGCTTTGCAAGAGGGGATCAAATCCCTGATCGCAGAATCACTCATCGACTCGGCCCATGATGTATCCGATGGGGGCTTGTTCCAATGTCTCGTGGAGAAAGGACAGCACCGTCAACTCGGATTCAACATCTCGACAGATACCCGTATCCGCAAGGATGCTTTCCTTTTTGGAGAATCGCAGAGTCGGGTCGTGGTCAGCGTAGATGACTCTCAAGCAGAAGATCTCAGTTCCCGATTAGCAGCCCTTGGTTTGGACTATTTAGAATTAGGGACCGTAAGCTCGGGAGCAATCACCATCGATGGTGAGTCCTATTTCGATATCCGAGAAGCCATCGAGATCCATGACCAGGCCATAGAATCCAGATTGAAGTGAGTACAGGATCACTGGATTTCAAAGGGGTGATCTTCCGCATGGAAGAAGGTCCAGATACCGAACTACTCGAGCGCCTACCGGATCATCTCCAGGATTTCTACCAAGAGATCAACGGTATCATCGCTTATAATGGTGGACTGCAGATACGTTCCTGTATCGACACGGATGATTGGCATAGCCTAGGGAGATTCTGGAAAGGAGAACGCAGCCTCAGCCGTATTTATCCCAATCTGCTGGAATCGGATATCCCTTTTGCGCAGGATTGCTTAGGTGATCAGTATTTCTTACGTGATGATCAGGTGTGGATCCTCAGCGGAGAGACAGGAGATGTCATGGATATGGAAGTGGATCTACCCGGATTCATAGAGCAAGCGATCGATGACCCAGTTGAATTCCTGGCCATGGAACCCCTGGCCTACTACCTTCAGACCGAAGGGGACCTTCAACCCGGGGAATTACTGCATGTAGTACCGGCACTCAGCGAGCAAGAGGACGAGGAAACGGCCTATCATATCGAAGCGCTATCTGTGGAAAAGCGCTTGGATTGGTTGCATGACTATTTCAAGCAACATCATAGTTCGGTAATATGAAGGCACTGATCTACCTCATCAGTGAATCGCGCTATACAGATCCACCTGAAAAAGACTGGAATGTAGAGCAGATACTGCTGGAAGATGAGTTGATCACCAAAGCCCTTGCCTCCTATGATATTCAAACCGAACGGGTGGATTGGGCCGATACTTCAGTCGATTGGTCCAAAGCCGACATCGCACTGTTCCGCACACCTTGGGACTATTTCGTTCGCATCTCCGAATTCAAGGAGTGGATGGAGCGGGTCGAACATCAGGTGCGATTCATCAATCCTCTGGAGACCATTCATTGGAATTTCCATAAGAGCTATCTCCAAGACTTGGAAGAGAAAGGCTTTCCTATCGTACCGAGCATCTTCATCGATCAGGGAGATAGCCGGAGTTTGACCGATATCGCAGAATCCATTCCTTGGAATGAATTCATCATCAAACCATGTATCTCAGGAGGAGGATTCGGCACCTATCGCATCGGACCACATAATCTCGCAGAGCATATCGAAGATTACAATGCCTTGATCGCGGAACGGGATATGATGGTCCAGGAATTCCATCCGAGCATACAAGCAAGAGGTGAGGTCAGTCATATGGTCATGGGTGGGACGTATACCCATTCCATTCTTAAAAGGGCCAAAGGAGAGGATTTCCGTGTGCAGGATGATTTTGGTGGGACGGTCCATCCCTATGAAGCACAGGAAGAAGAGATTGCTCTGGCCGAAGCGGTATTCAATGCCTGTGACCCCATGCCTGTTTATGGTCGATTGGATGTCATGTGGAATGAGAGCGGTGAGCAGATGATATCAGAACTGGAGATCATCGAACCTGAACTCTGGTTCAGAGAGCACCCTCCGGCCGCAGAGGTCCTCGCAGCACATCTGAATACGCTTATCTGATCCTTCTTCTGGCAGCCATCTGTAGACTGTGCTTGTCATCTAGTTGTCAAATCTCAGATGAATGCACCGACTTACACGTGAAATCGACCTTCCCATCACCTTGGAACAGGCATGGGATTTCTTTTCCTCACCTAAGAACCTGAAGACCATCACACCTCCCTACATGGGTTTCGAGATTCGCTCAGACCTTTCAGAACGGATGTATCCTGGTCAGATCATCACCTACACCGTACGTCCGCTCTTGGGTATAGGCATGACCTGGGTCACGGAGATCAAGCATGTCGAGGAAGGTCGCATGTTCGTGGATGAGCAGCGATTCGGCCCTTATGCCTTGTGGCATCACAAGCATTTCTTCGAAGAGATCGATGGGGGTATCCACATGACAGATATCGTGGATTATAAACTCCCAGTGGGATTTTTTGGAAGATGGCTGGAGCCTGTCCTGGTGCGACCTAAGCTCAAGGAAATATTCGACTACCGTACCAGTAAATTGAATGAACTCTTTGGCACCATGGAGTCCCCTGGCCCATTGGTCGTAAACATCTGATACAGCATGAACATCGTTCTCATAGGTGGCTCGTATGGAATAGGCCGCAGCATAGCCCAACAACAGATCCAGAAAGGAAATAGCGTTTGGATCGCCTCCCGCACCATGGATGAGTCCATCGATGGAGCCCTACATCTGCCATTCGATGCGTTCAAAGAAGATCTCGATCTCACAGGATTTCCCGAACAGATAGATGGGCTGGTCTACTGCCCGGGAAGTATCAATCTACGGCCCTTCACCAATCTCCGCTCAGATGACTTCAGAGAGGATATGGAGATCAACTTCTTTGCTATGGTGCGATGTGTACAGGCACTTCTTCCTAGACTGAAGAAATCCGATCAAGCATCCCTTGTATTGTTCAGCACAGTAGCTGTACAGACCGGCCTCCCTTTCCATACCAGCGTAAGCGCTGCCAAAGGCGCTATCGAGGGCTTTGCACGGGCTCTAGCAGCTGAGATGGCACCACGCATCCGGGTCAATGTGGTAGCGCCCAGTCTAACTGATACTCCACTGGCCAGCAAATTGCTAAGTAATGAGAAGAGCAGGACCAACAATGCAGAACGACATCCACTCAAGCGGCTTGGAACACCGGAAGATATCGCCTCGATGGTCGGATTCCTGCTCGAAATAGGCTCCTCATGGATGACTGGGCAGACTATACAGGTAGATGGTGGGATGGGTACCCTGAGAATCTGATCCCTATCTTCATCCGCTGAGACGTTTCTCTCATGAAGAAGAAGATAATCCTTGGCCTGATCATCCTTTTGGCCCTCATGCAATTCAAAGGCATCGACCGCAGCAATCCTCCGGTGGAGGAGAACGAAGATTTTTTTGCGGTCCATGAATCACCTACCGAGACCCGGTCTCTCATACAGACCGCCTGTTACGATTGTCATTCCCACACGACCGAATATCCATGGTACAGTCATGTCGCCCCGATATCATGGTGGTTAAGAGGTCACATCGACCATGCGAGGGAGAAGGTGAATTTCTCTACCTGGAGTCGATTGGACAACTCAGACCGTCTACATGCTCTCAAGGAATGTCAAGAGGTATTGATCGACAAGGAAATGCCCATGCTCCCTTACATGATCGCACACAGGGAGGCTTGGCTGGATGAGGAGGAGCGCCAGGATCTGGCACAATTCTTCCAAAGTATCGAAGCATCAATAAAGGAATGATGAAACACTATGTGACGCTTGCACTGGGACTGTTCTTGGTCTTTGGTTCATACGCTCAGGAAGGGACCGTATTCAGGAAATGGAAGACCATCGATGAAGAGACGGAAGAACCCAAAGCAGTGGTGGATATCTATGAACGCGATGGGAAACTCTATGGGAAGATCATCCAATTGTTCAGAGAGCCCCATGAAGAGCAGGACCCCATCTGTAAGAAGTGCTCAGGCGAGGATGCGGGTAAGAAAGTGATCGGTCTGGAGATCATAAAGGCTCTGGAACCTGATGATGATGCCTGGGAGGACGGCACCATACTGGATGCTGAGCATGGTAAGACCTATGATTGCAAGCTCTGGCTGGAGGATGGCATACTCAAAGTCAGAGGCTATGTAGCCTTCTTCTACCGGACCCAGGAGTGGTTGCCTTATGATGGCTAAGCCAGGATCTGTGGAATACACACCACGATTTTGGAAGATATAGTTGAGTACCCCTACTCGGTATATATTTGATTATCAAGGGTTTAATTCTATTTCCCTGATTTTGGTATCATTTTTCCTCCTGTTCTAGGACCAAAATGAGTCCTATGATACGCAGTATTCTGACCCTATTGATCATCAGTACCTGTCTGGGTGAGCTAAGCGCTCAGAACAGCATTTTCGGAAAATGGAAGACCATCGATGAGGAGACAGGAAAACCCAAGGCCGTAGTGGAGATATACGAGAAAGATGGAAATGCCTACGGGAGGATCATCGACCTCTATCGTCCACCACATAAGGACCAAAATCCAACCTGTGACGAATGTCCCGGTGACAAGGAGGGTCGGCCTATCAAGGGAATGGAGATCATAGCCGAGATGGAAGAAGATGATGGAATATGGGGAGAAGGGACGATACTCAATGTAAAGAGCGGCAAGACCTATCGATGTAAGATGTGGGTGGAGAACGGAAAATTGATCGTTAGAGGCTATCTCGCCTTCTTCCACCGGACGCAGGAATGGTTGCCTTATGAGGGCTGATCAAGCCACCCTCAACTTAGAGATCTTGGATCGGGAGAAATTACTTTCTGCGTAATCGAGCGTGATCTTCAGCTCTTTGGTCTCCGAATCCGATGGAAGCTCGAACATAGCATCATTTAGGATGGCCTCACAGATGGACCGCAGCCCACGGGCACCTAGTTGATACTCCACCGCTTTCTCCACTATGAAGTCCAATGCCGGCTCATCGAAACTCAGTTCGATTCCATCCATCTTGAACAACTTCAGATACTGCTTGACGAGTGCATTCTTGGGCTCGGTAAGGATCTGTTTCAATGCATCGGAATCAAGTGGTTCCAGCGTACCGATCAATGGGAAACGACCGATCAATTCGGGAATCAGACCGAACTTGCGCACGTCCTGAGGTGAGACATACTGCAATACATTGGGCTCGTCTTTCACGCTCTTCCCTGTGGATTTAAATCCCATGGCGCTGGCATTGAGCCTACGCGTGATCAAGCGGTCTATTCCGGCAAAGGCACCTCCAGCGATGAACAGGATATTTTTGGTATTGACCTTGATCATCTGCTTCTCCGGGTGCTTACGGCCTCCATGTGGAGGAACATTCACTTCAGAACCTTCGAGCAATTTCAGGAGTGCCTGTTGCACCCCTTCCCCACTCACATCACGTGTGATACTGGCATTATCTCCTTTGCGTGCGATTTTATCGATCTCATCGATGAATACGATTCCACGTTCGGCCTTGGCCACATCGAAATCCGCTGCTTGAAGCAGTTTGGAAAGGATGGACTCCACATCTTCACCCACATAACCGGCCTCAGTGAGGATAGTCGCATCGGCAATGGTGAAAGGCACATTCAAAAGACGCGCGATGGTCTTGGCAATGAGGGTCTTCCCCGTACCGGTCTCTCCAATGAGCATGATATTGGATTTTTCAATATCCACATCATCTTCGGTATCAGCTTGGAGTAGGCGCTTGTAGTGATTGTACACCGCGACCGAGATCGTACGCTTGGCATCCTCCTGTCCGATGACGTACTCATCTAGATAGGACTTGATATCCTCGGGTTTGTATTGGCGGTAGGCCTCTTCGACCTCTTTACCGATTGAAGAAGCATCTGCATTCTGCCGGATGATATCCTGCGCTTGTCCCACGCAATGCTCACAGATATGACCCGTCATCCCGGCAATAAGGATGCTCACATCTTTTCTCTTCCTCCCACAGAATGAACAGCTTATCTCTTCTTCCTTCCCCATAATCCTCTCAATTGATAGTCTTTATACGACTGATCAGGCCGAAGTGTTGCTCACAAGCACCTCATCGATCATACCATATTCCTTGGCCTCTTGGCTGGTCATCCAGTAATCCCGATCTCCATCCTCATAGACCTCATCATAGGACTTGCCGGAGTGATGGGCGATGATCTCATATAGTTCTTTCTTGAGCTTGAGGATCTCACGGGCCGTGATCTCGATATCCGAGGCCTGTCCCTGTGCCCCACCGAGTGGCTGGTGGATCATCACACGTGAATGCTTCAAGGCTGTAC from Flavobacteriales bacterium includes these protein-coding regions:
- a CDS encoding heme-binding domain-containing protein yields the protein MKKKIILGLIILLALMQFKGIDRSNPPVEENEDFFAVHESPTETRSLIQTACYDCHSHTTEYPWYSHVAPISWWLRGHIDHAREKVNFSTWSRLDNSDRLHALKECQEVLIDKEMPMLPYMIAHREAWLDEEERQDLAQFFQSIEASIKE
- a CDS encoding DUF2147 domain-containing protein — its product is MIRSILTLLIISTCLGELSAQNSIFGKWKTIDEETGKPKAVVEIYEKDGNAYGRIIDLYRPPHKDQNPTCDECPGDKEGRPIKGMEIIAEMEEDDGIWGEGTILNVKSGKTYRCKMWVENGKLIVRGYLAFFHRTQEWLPYEG
- the clpX gene encoding ATP-dependent Clp protease ATP-binding subunit ClpX, which produces MGKEEEISCSFCGRKRKDVSILIAGMTGHICEHCVGQAQDIIRQNADASSIGKEVEEAYRQYKPEDIKSYLDEYVIGQEDAKRTISVAVYNHYKRLLQADTEDDVDIEKSNIMLIGETGTGKTLIAKTIARLLNVPFTIADATILTEAGYVGEDVESILSKLLQAADFDVAKAERGIVFIDEIDKIARKGDNASITRDVSGEGVQQALLKLLEGSEVNVPPHGGRKHPEKQMIKVNTKNILFIAGGAFAGIDRLITRRLNASAMGFKSTGKSVKDEPNVLQYVSPQDVRKFGLIPELIGRFPLIGTLEPLDSDALKQILTEPKNALVKQYLKLFKMDGIELSFDEPALDFIVEKAVEYQLGARGLRSICEAILNDAMFELPSDSETKELKITLDYAESNFSRSKISKLRVA
- a CDS encoding SRPBCC family protein — encoded protein: MHRLTREIDLPITLEQAWDFFSSPKNLKTITPPYMGFEIRSDLSERMYPGQIITYTVRPLLGIGMTWVTEIKHVEEGRMFVDEQRFGPYALWHHKHFFEEIDGGIHMTDIVDYKLPVGFFGRWLEPVLVRPKLKEIFDYRTSKLNELFGTMESPGPLVVNI
- a CDS encoding DUF2147 domain-containing protein, whose amino-acid sequence is MMKHYVTLALGLFLVFGSYAQEGTVFRKWKTIDEETEEPKAVVDIYERDGKLYGKIIQLFREPHEEQDPICKKCSGEDAGKKVIGLEIIKALEPDDDAWEDGTILDAEHGKTYDCKLWLEDGILKVRGYVAFFYRTQEWLPYDG
- a CDS encoding SDR family oxidoreductase, producing MNIVLIGGSYGIGRSIAQQQIQKGNSVWIASRTMDESIDGALHLPFDAFKEDLDLTGFPEQIDGLVYCPGSINLRPFTNLRSDDFREDMEINFFAMVRCVQALLPRLKKSDQASLVLFSTVAVQTGLPFHTSVSAAKGAIEGFARALAAEMAPRIRVNVVAPSLTDTPLASKLLSNEKSRTNNAERHPLKRLGTPEDIASMVGFLLEIGSSWMTGQTIQVDGGMGTLRI